A region from the Variovorax sp. RKNM96 genome encodes:
- a CDS encoding serine kinase: MSVDWKLLADVRERQKTAAMGVVARDRAAAEESQAQLRQAEAAQQEQVQNKLRHWEATRGALSGGQVSVAEFRSAGAWSGALDAQIAEAGQVTAQAARAHSEREQVLEESRRQLRAAHGELEKAQQMQQRARSEHLHLQEQRLEDTNEESTAQAWAMRRPA, encoded by the coding sequence ATGAGCGTTGACTGGAAGCTTCTTGCCGATGTGCGTGAGCGCCAGAAGACCGCCGCGATGGGCGTGGTCGCGCGCGACCGCGCGGCCGCCGAAGAAAGCCAGGCGCAGTTGCGTCAGGCCGAGGCCGCCCAGCAGGAGCAGGTGCAGAACAAACTGCGGCATTGGGAAGCGACACGCGGCGCGCTGTCGGGCGGCCAGGTCAGCGTGGCGGAGTTTCGCAGCGCAGGCGCATGGAGCGGCGCGCTCGATGCGCAGATCGCCGAGGCCGGCCAGGTCACCGCGCAGGCCGCGCGGGCGCATTCCGAGCGCGAGCAGGTGCTGGAAGAAAGCCGCCGGCAATTGCGCGCGGCGCATGGCGAGCTGGAAAAGGCCCAGCAGATGCAGCAGCGCGCGCGTTCGGAGCACCTGCACCTGCAGGAGCAGCGCCTCGAAGACACCAACGAAGAGAGCACCGCGCAGGCCTGGGCCATGCGGCGGCCAGCGTAG
- the sctT gene encoding type III secretion system export apparatus subunit SctT produces the protein MESFELGNMEQFFAAVVLTLPRLFAIFAVVPFLSGGMITGTVRNGILLMLAIFMSPVAGEVPAASMATWVLIAGKEALIGVMLGLGFGIFIWAIQSVGDLIDFQTGSSNASFFDPVAGHENGATSEFLGWMVITLFVSAGGLLAMLGVIVDSYRIWPVGSFFPNVGLVLEQFAVRQGDTLFLWIVKLASPVIVVLLLVELGVGLVGRVAPQLNVFVFAQPLKSLLAHLMMLLFLFFVYESLQEFLRPENGVLDFLRSTL, from the coding sequence ATGGAAAGCTTCGAACTTGGCAACATGGAGCAGTTCTTCGCGGCGGTGGTGCTCACGCTGCCGCGGCTGTTCGCGATCTTCGCGGTCGTGCCTTTTCTCTCGGGCGGCATGATCACCGGCACGGTGCGCAACGGCATCCTCTTGATGCTCGCGATCTTCATGTCGCCGGTGGCGGGCGAGGTGCCGGCCGCATCGATGGCCACCTGGGTGCTCATCGCGGGCAAGGAGGCGCTGATCGGCGTGATGCTGGGCCTGGGCTTCGGCATCTTCATCTGGGCCATCCAGAGCGTGGGCGATCTGATCGACTTTCAAACGGGCTCCAGCAACGCCTCGTTCTTCGATCCCGTGGCCGGCCACGAGAACGGCGCGACCAGCGAGTTCCTGGGCTGGATGGTCATCACGCTGTTCGTGTCGGCGGGCGGGCTGCTCGCGATGCTGGGCGTGATCGTCGACTCCTACCGCATCTGGCCGGTCGGCTCCTTCTTCCCCAATGTGGGCCTGGTGCTGGAGCAGTTTGCGGTGCGCCAGGGCGACACGCTGTTCCTGTGGATCGTGAAGCTGGCCTCGCCGGTCATCGTGGTGCTGCTGCTGGTGGAACTGGGCGTGGGCCTGGTGGGCCGGGTGGCACCGCAGCTCAATGTGTTCGTCTTCGCCCAGCCGCTCAAGAGCCTGCTCGCGCACTTGATGATGCTGCTGTTCCTGTTCTTCGTGTACGAGTCGCTGCAGGAATTCTTGCGGCCCGAGAACGGCGTGCTCGATTTCCTGAGGTCCACGCTGTAG
- a CDS encoding EscU/YscU/HrcU family type III secretion system export apparatus switch protein: MSEKDQAPTAKRLRDARKRGEVVFSTDVASTVVFVVVVLSLWLGGHLIYSLLRELWLHATSTTLLTAPEDRFAELLLHTGETLVWGTLPIMAIAAAAGIVGSLFQVGGVAAWERLKPDVNRMNPAEGLTRIFSTRSLINLLKMCTKTALLALLMFVVVRGFVDTALKLGYARPEGIMTAAAHMVLVAFGWAVVIYAVMAAVDYVHEHHEFMKQQRMSIEEIRQEYKEMEGDPINRSRRRSAYFEAVYASLNDRVRAASAVIHSPRIAIALQYLGETDLPRVIARGEGEVAAQIRRFASEGLIPTEFEPSLAERIYEEVPQDQPIPRALYAPVAKLLRWAQGTE; this comes from the coding sequence ATGTCGGAAAAAGACCAGGCCCCCACCGCCAAGCGCCTGCGCGATGCGCGCAAGCGCGGCGAGGTGGTGTTCAGCACCGACGTGGCCTCCACGGTGGTGTTCGTGGTGGTGGTGCTGTCGTTGTGGCTGGGCGGCCACCTCATCTACAGCCTGCTGCGGGAGCTGTGGCTGCATGCGACCAGCACCACCTTGCTGACCGCGCCTGAAGACCGCTTTGCCGAGTTGCTGCTGCACACCGGCGAAACGCTGGTCTGGGGAACGCTGCCGATCATGGCGATTGCCGCGGCGGCGGGCATCGTCGGCTCGCTGTTCCAGGTCGGTGGCGTGGCGGCCTGGGAGCGGCTGAAGCCCGACGTGAACCGCATGAATCCGGCTGAGGGGCTGACCCGCATCTTCTCCACGCGCAGCCTCATCAACCTCTTGAAGATGTGCACCAAGACCGCGCTGCTGGCCTTGCTGATGTTCGTGGTGGTGCGCGGCTTCGTCGATACGGCGCTCAAGCTGGGCTACGCGCGGCCCGAGGGAATCATGACGGCCGCCGCCCACATGGTGCTGGTCGCCTTCGGCTGGGCGGTGGTGATCTACGCGGTGATGGCCGCCGTCGACTATGTGCACGAGCACCACGAGTTCATGAAGCAGCAGCGGATGTCCATCGAGGAGATCCGCCAGGAATACAAGGAGATGGAGGGCGACCCCATCAACCGCTCGCGCCGCCGCTCGGCCTACTTCGAGGCGGTGTACGCGAGCCTGAACGACCGGGTGCGCGCGGCGTCGGCGGTGATCCATTCGCCGCGCATCGCCATCGCCTTGCAGTACCTCGGCGAGACCGACCTTCCGCGCGTCATTGCGCGCGGCGAGGGCGAGGTCGCCGCGCAGATCCGGCGCTTTGCGAGCGAAGGCCTGATCCCGACCGAATTCGAGCCCTCCCTGGCCGAGCGCATCTACGAAGAGGTGCCGCAGGACCAGCCGATCCCGCGCGCGCTGTATGCGCCCGTGGCCAAGCTGCTGCGCTGGGCGCAGGGCACTGAATGA
- a CDS encoding LysR substrate-binding domain-containing protein, with protein sequence MRIRSPSLHELHAFASTARLGSFSKAADELCVTQGAVSRAVARLEEELGVRLLDRHGRLSTLTDAGRAYLDNVAPALQQLDAAADAASAQHGPHTLRLSVPPTLATKWLIPRLPDFRKRHPEVAISFAPYRRDDPLDMPDIDGWIRVRTGDTAWHPAGIQSDYLVGREIVPICRPEDLRGPHALHTPQDLLQRPLLFHANYPDNWRLWFDTQGLHDTSPRPAADFDQVVMLVQGVISGLGLAVVQRCLIEDELAAGRIAIPIDRAALTPRGYYVCAPKGRRETRGMRVFRDWVLAQAAAPDPSRTAA encoded by the coding sequence ATGCGAATCCGTTCACCGTCGCTGCACGAGCTGCATGCCTTTGCCAGCACCGCGCGTCTGGGCAGCTTCTCGAAAGCGGCCGACGAGTTGTGCGTCACGCAGGGTGCCGTCAGCCGTGCGGTGGCGCGGCTCGAAGAAGAACTGGGCGTGCGCTTGCTGGACCGCCACGGCCGGCTCAGCACGCTCACCGATGCGGGCCGCGCCTACCTCGACAACGTCGCGCCGGCGCTGCAGCAGCTTGATGCCGCCGCCGATGCCGCCAGCGCGCAGCACGGACCGCACACGCTGCGCCTGTCGGTGCCGCCGACGCTGGCCACCAAGTGGCTCATTCCGCGGCTGCCCGACTTTCGCAAACGTCACCCCGAGGTCGCCATTTCGTTCGCGCCTTATCGACGCGACGATCCGCTGGACATGCCCGACATCGACGGCTGGATCCGCGTGCGCACCGGCGACACGGCATGGCATCCGGCGGGCATCCAGTCCGACTACCTCGTGGGCCGCGAGATCGTGCCGATCTGCCGGCCCGAAGACCTGCGCGGCCCGCATGCATTGCACACGCCGCAAGACCTGCTGCAGCGGCCGCTGCTCTTTCACGCCAACTACCCCGACAACTGGCGCCTGTGGTTCGACACGCAGGGGCTGCACGACACGAGCCCGCGCCCCGCCGCCGACTTCGACCAGGTCGTGATGCTGGTGCAGGGCGTGATCTCGGGCCTCGGGCTCGCGGTGGTGCAGCGCTGCCTCATCGAAGACGAACTCGCCGCGGGACGCATCGCGATTCCCATCGACCGCGCGGCGCTCACGCCGCGCGGTTACTACGTCTGCGCGCCGAAGGGGCGGCGCGAGACGCGGGGGATGCGGGTGTTCAGGGATTGGGTGCTGGCGCAGGCGGCTGCGCCAGACCCGTCTCGTACCGCGGCTTAA
- a CDS encoding tripartite tricarboxylate transporter substrate binding protein BugE, translated as MNNRRDLLLAITAVAFGLPMVSVDAHAASSFPDKPIKLIVPFPPGGSTDLVARLLAEKMSVILGQQVVVDNRGGAGGTIGISAVARAEPDGYTIGMATVSTHGANPAVYTKLPYDPVKDFQPITNVMSVPSVFVVSPKLPVKNMQEFIALAKSEPGKLTFASPGNGSLGHVNVEQFMDLAGIKLTHVPYKGAGQAATDALAGTVDAMTDNLPSSLPHIKSGKLRALAVLSPQRSPLLPDVPTYRELGFEAMSEGGWFGLVAPAGVPAPVIEKLMTSAHQAMQDPVFKQRTIEISGVPMANTPAQFAQQIREMMDKYARIAKVANIKL; from the coding sequence ATGAACAACCGCCGAGACCTCCTGCTGGCCATCACCGCCGTTGCCTTCGGGCTGCCGATGGTGAGCGTCGATGCACACGCCGCTTCTTCCTTCCCCGACAAGCCGATCAAGCTGATCGTGCCTTTCCCGCCCGGCGGGTCGACCGATCTCGTGGCGCGGCTGCTGGCCGAGAAGATGTCGGTGATCCTCGGGCAGCAGGTGGTGGTGGACAACCGCGGCGGCGCGGGCGGCACGATCGGCATCTCGGCGGTGGCGCGGGCGGAGCCCGATGGCTACACCATCGGCATGGCCACGGTGAGCACGCATGGCGCGAACCCGGCCGTCTACACCAAGCTGCCCTACGACCCGGTGAAGGACTTCCAGCCGATCACCAACGTGATGTCGGTGCCCAGCGTGTTCGTGGTGAGCCCGAAGCTGCCGGTGAAGAACATGCAGGAGTTCATCGCGCTGGCCAAGTCCGAGCCCGGCAAGCTCACCTTCGCTTCGCCCGGCAACGGCTCGCTCGGGCACGTCAACGTCGAGCAGTTCATGGATCTGGCGGGCATCAAGCTCACGCACGTGCCGTACAAGGGCGCGGGGCAGGCGGCCACCGACGCACTGGCGGGCACGGTCGATGCCATGACGGACAACCTGCCGTCGTCGCTGCCGCACATCAAGTCGGGCAAGCTGCGCGCGTTGGCGGTGCTGTCGCCGCAGCGCTCACCGCTGTTGCCGGATGTGCCGACCTACCGCGAGCTCGGCTTCGAGGCGATGAGCGAAGGCGGCTGGTTCGGCCTGGTCGCGCCCGCGGGCGTGCCGGCGCCGGTGATCGAGAAACTCATGACCAGCGCGCACCAGGCCATGCAGGACCCGGTGTTCAAGCAGCGCACGATCGAGATCTCGGGCGTGCCGATGGCCAACACGCCGGCGCAGTTCGCGCAGCAGATCCGCGAAATGATGGACAAGTACGCCCGTATCGCCAAGGTGGCGAACATCAAGCTGTGA
- a CDS encoding N-formylglutamate amidohydrolase, translating to MQDSDPVVVVVDPPSGVARLPLVCDSPHSGTCYPADFVTRVPFAQLRQAEDTHVAALWSAAPQHGATLLSAQFPRAYIDPNRAIDDLDPELLDGPWPSPLKPGEKSRLGYGLVWSRIAADQPLYDQPLQPAAVQWRIDRFWKPYHAALSTAVRRAVADFGALWHLNLHSMPGNAYEKLRIQSTRPLADFVLGDREGTTCEPALLDVVEATVRAHGYTVARNDPYKGVALIAEIGNPAQERHSLQIEIRRPIYMNEATREPNDGFAPLQRCIDATISAVAAHVKLQLKRG from the coding sequence ATGCAGGACAGCGATCCGGTCGTCGTGGTCGTCGATCCGCCATCGGGCGTGGCCCGGCTGCCGCTGGTGTGCGATTCGCCGCACAGCGGCACCTGCTACCCCGCGGACTTCGTCACCCGCGTGCCGTTCGCGCAGCTGCGCCAGGCCGAGGACACGCACGTCGCCGCGCTCTGGTCGGCCGCGCCGCAGCATGGCGCCACCTTGCTGAGTGCGCAGTTTCCGCGGGCCTACATCGACCCCAATCGGGCCATCGACGACCTCGACCCCGAACTGCTCGACGGGCCCTGGCCTTCGCCGCTCAAGCCCGGCGAGAAATCGCGCCTGGGCTACGGCCTGGTGTGGAGCCGCATCGCGGCCGACCAGCCGCTGTACGACCAGCCCCTGCAGCCCGCCGCGGTGCAGTGGCGCATCGACAGGTTCTGGAAGCCGTACCACGCGGCGCTCTCGACCGCCGTGCGCCGCGCGGTGGCCGACTTCGGCGCGCTGTGGCACCTCAACCTGCATTCGATGCCCGGCAACGCGTATGAAAAGCTGCGCATCCAATCGACGCGGCCGCTCGCGGATTTCGTGCTCGGCGATCGCGAAGGCACGACCTGCGAGCCCGCGCTGCTGGACGTGGTCGAAGCCACGGTGCGCGCGCACGGCTACACGGTGGCGCGCAACGATCCCTACAAGGGCGTGGCGCTGATCGCGGAAATCGGCAACCCGGCGCAGGAGCGGCACAGCCTGCAGATCGAGATCCGCCGCCCGATCTACATGAACGAAGCGACACGCGAACCGAACGACGGCTTCGCACCGCTGCAGCGCTGCATCGACGCCACCATCTCCGCGGTGGCGGCGCATGTGAAGCTGCAGTTGAAGAGAGGCTAG
- a CDS encoding AraC family transcriptional regulator, whose translation MLIAPRQYNNSIRGVPPSMEILAASRYWRDADLTGLQFTANRLLHREIRPHRHVGFTLSVSDTELHVRGGNRVTVVPPGTLLRIAPQVWHSVQARSAPWREDAMYCSSAVARCISAAHEGTPAARAEDDAGISIFLDPSAAFEFLECHRLLHESSGTGNEEDIAAGRALLRQRLAQWIPLQPTPVRVVDSGDERMNRLYELIASGFQQRMTLDSLAEAAGLHPVHLQRRFRGALGFTPHEMLVGHRIEYARDLIAGGARVTYAAHAAGFTDQSHLHKTFLGTYAVLPGDYRRLSALDALQPASARNGIVG comes from the coding sequence ATGCTGATTGCTCCCCGTCAGTACAACAACAGCATCCGAGGAGTCCCGCCTTCGATGGAAATCCTGGCCGCTTCCCGCTATTGGCGCGACGCCGATCTCACAGGTCTCCAGTTCACCGCCAACCGACTGCTGCATCGCGAGATCCGGCCGCACCGGCATGTCGGCTTCACGCTCTCGGTGTCCGATACCGAACTGCATGTGCGCGGCGGCAACCGCGTGACGGTCGTGCCGCCGGGCACGCTGCTGCGCATCGCGCCGCAGGTCTGGCATTCGGTGCAGGCGCGCAGCGCGCCATGGCGCGAGGACGCGATGTATTGCAGCTCCGCCGTCGCACGCTGCATCAGCGCGGCGCACGAAGGCACGCCCGCGGCCCGCGCGGAAGACGATGCGGGCATCTCGATCTTTCTCGATCCCTCGGCGGCCTTTGAATTTCTCGAATGCCACCGGCTGCTTCACGAATCCTCCGGCACCGGCAACGAAGAAGACATCGCGGCCGGCCGCGCCCTGCTGCGGCAGCGTCTCGCGCAATGGATTCCCCTGCAGCCCACGCCTGTGCGCGTGGTCGACAGCGGCGACGAGCGCATGAACCGGCTCTACGAACTCATCGCCTCGGGCTTCCAGCAGCGCATGACGCTCGACAGCCTCGCCGAGGCGGCGGGCCTGCATCCGGTGCACCTGCAGCGGCGCTTCAGGGGCGCGCTCGGGTTCACGCCGCACGAGATGCTCGTGGGCCACCGCATCGAATACGCGCGCGATCTCATCGCGGGCGGCGCACGCGTCACCTACGCCGCGCATGCGGCCGGCTTCACCGACCAGAGCCACCTGCACAAGACTTTTCTCGGCACATACGCTGTGCTGCCCGGCGACTACCGCAGGCTCTCCGCACTCGATGCGTTGCAGCCGGCCTCGGCGCGCAACGGCATCGTCGGCTAG
- a CDS encoding LuxR family transcriptional regulator, whose product MILATLLQRAAASSLSQTRNHDTDVAAPSSESPELPELPTGGPFPQLYSEEQLYLPPSADRHAEGVPGIVGELLDAGSHEERRYLIQGMLNALGFDWLGYGTITFLRGRWWPLSFFTAYANPEWVQRYFSHRLYEMDLRQQGVPASSLPLVWDVEQLEAMPISSAATTATEDAAGRRQRFVDDLLASGIRSGLMFRLASPTHVNQYTVISLQSSERGRSWITDEVVGQALTLGLSLHEYLSRHSRMASETGGARIEISTTQQYILQHLLQGRSDKEIANRLDLSAHTVDYHMRQLRRRFAARNRVQLVNAVQQGDSDFGVLSEM is encoded by the coding sequence ATGATTCTTGCTACCTTGTTGCAACGCGCCGCGGCCTCATCGCTGTCGCAGACGCGGAATCACGACACTGACGTGGCCGCGCCTTCGAGCGAGTCGCCCGAACTGCCCGAGCTGCCGACCGGTGGCCCGTTTCCGCAGCTCTACTCGGAAGAGCAGCTGTACCTGCCGCCGTCGGCGGACCGGCATGCGGAAGGCGTGCCGGGCATCGTCGGCGAACTGCTGGACGCCGGCAGCCATGAGGAGCGCCGCTACCTGATCCAGGGCATGCTCAACGCGCTGGGTTTCGACTGGCTCGGCTACGGCACGATCACCTTCCTGCGCGGACGCTGGTGGCCCCTGAGCTTCTTCACCGCCTACGCGAACCCCGAATGGGTGCAGCGCTATTTCTCGCACCGCCTCTACGAGATGGACCTGCGCCAGCAGGGCGTGCCGGCTTCGAGCCTGCCGCTGGTGTGGGACGTCGAGCAACTGGAGGCCATGCCGATTTCTTCGGCGGCGACCACCGCGACCGAGGACGCGGCGGGCCGGCGGCAGCGCTTTGTCGACGACCTGCTCGCGAGCGGCATCCGCAGCGGGCTGATGTTCCGGCTGGCCTCGCCCACGCACGTCAACCAGTACACCGTCATCAGTCTGCAGTCGAGCGAGCGGGGCCGCAGCTGGATCACCGACGAAGTCGTCGGGCAGGCGCTCACGCTGGGCCTGAGCCTGCATGAATACCTGTCGCGCCACTCGCGCATGGCGAGCGAGACCGGCGGCGCGCGCATCGAGATCTCGACGACGCAGCAGTACATCCTCCAGCACCTGCTGCAGGGTCGCAGCGACAAGGAAATCGCGAATCGGCTAGACCTGTCGGCGCACACGGTGGACTACCACATGCGCCAGCTGCGCCGCCGTTTTGCCGCACGCAACCGGGTGCAGCTGGTGAATGCAGTGCAGCAGGGCGACAGCGATTTCGGTGTGCTGAGCGAGATGTAG
- a CDS encoding PaaI family thioesterase encodes MTPDPLMQRFPSSATARLFGQRILEFDTAKGWVRMSFVATEDFLNPAGAVQGGILGAMLDDTMGPALWLMNGAGAFSATIDLNVSFLAAASPGLLYGEGRVVQLGKTISFLEGHLSDAEGRLLARSTASARMIRPR; translated from the coding sequence ATGACGCCCGACCCGTTGATGCAGCGTTTTCCCAGTTCCGCGACCGCGCGGTTGTTCGGCCAGCGCATCCTCGAGTTCGATACGGCGAAGGGCTGGGTTCGCATGAGCTTCGTTGCGACCGAGGACTTCCTGAATCCGGCGGGCGCCGTGCAGGGCGGCATCCTGGGTGCGATGCTCGACGACACGATGGGGCCGGCGCTGTGGCTGATGAACGGCGCGGGCGCGTTCTCGGCCACGATCGATCTCAACGTGTCGTTTCTGGCGGCGGCTTCGCCCGGGCTCCTGTACGGAGAGGGCAGGGTCGTGCAGCTCGGCAAGACCATCTCGTTCCTGGAGGGGCATCTGAGCGATGCAGAGGGGCGGCTGCTGGCGCGATCGACGGCGAGCGCGCGGATGATCAGGCCCCGCTAG
- a CDS encoding GNAT family N-acetyltransferase: MTHPPISVRRARAADAHALAALSIQVWLATYTEGVSDLFARYVLAEFTPEKFLALVNAPDVSLHVAEVDERLVGYALVRSGVSQPLVPETDSELCTLYVQESFTRHGVGSALLRAARAGNDGLWLMVNVQNLRACRFYEKHGFVVRGSTDFVLGEGRHRNHVLAMPQAASSGA; the protein is encoded by the coding sequence GTGACACATCCTCCCATCTCCGTTCGGCGCGCACGCGCAGCCGACGCGCACGCCCTCGCCGCCTTGTCGATCCAGGTCTGGCTCGCCACCTACACCGAAGGCGTGAGCGATCTGTTCGCGCGCTATGTGCTGGCGGAATTCACGCCTGAAAAGTTTCTCGCGCTGGTGAATGCGCCCGATGTTTCGCTGCACGTTGCCGAGGTCGATGAACGCCTTGTCGGCTATGCGCTGGTGCGCTCGGGCGTGTCGCAGCCCTTGGTGCCCGAAACCGATTCGGAACTCTGCACGCTGTATGTGCAGGAGTCGTTCACGCGGCATGGCGTGGGGTCCGCGCTGCTGCGAGCGGCGCGCGCTGGCAACGATGGGCTGTGGCTTATGGTGAACGTGCAGAACCTGCGCGCCTGCCGCTTCTACGAAAAGCACGGCTTCGTGGTTCGCGGCAGCACCGACTTCGTCCTCGGCGAAGGCAGGCACAGGAACCATGTCCTGGCAATGCCGCAGGCCGCATCTAGCGGGGCCTGA
- a CDS encoding alkaline phosphatase D family protein has protein sequence MTPDNPPRPPSDDIDPREAANRRRRDFLEFLVKSSSSAVALAAVGSLAACGGGGGGGPGFLPVLPPAPAPAPAQTPTAAAFAFGVASGDPLTDRVILWTHAKVPDSTADVALTWDVAADAAFTQIVSKGSVTAAASASFTAKVDATGLAAGKTYFYRFRDATGATSTIGTTRTLPSGGVASVKLAVFSCTLYSEGYFHAYDAATKTDAQYALHLGDYIYEYGSDPKKFGNSNIPGNRIASPANDIVTANDYRTRHALYKSDLNLQAAHARMPWITVWDDHEFANNSYVNGAENHDPATQGDWVTRKNIAAKVYHEWMPIRTPDATNPLKIYRRFDFGNIFTLHMLDTRIEGRDRQYDNFGDADGGIARYLAGITPASTGVRPDASRQMMSVEQQNWLTSGMNASTAAWQVLGNQTIMARMWFPASVLTTFTSNPAGAPAAITAFLTAKATLAAAGPGALTPTQAALLSTTSNPRLPYNLDSWDGYPAQREAIFQAVKTQGKRLVTLSGDSHDGWFTNLTTLANEKVGIEFAGTSVSSTGFESVGLGTVGSSIDGSVLVPQLGNAAIGAGLGLIDDVNYCDTSRRGYMLLTMTAAQVKAEYVFVTSVKEPTYTASVGKTITVAATGSGMAAPVIA, from the coding sequence ATGACACCCGACAATCCGCCGCGCCCGCCCTCAGACGACATCGATCCCCGTGAAGCCGCCAACCGGCGCCGGCGCGACTTTCTCGAGTTCCTCGTCAAGTCCTCTTCCAGCGCGGTCGCCCTGGCCGCTGTCGGCTCGCTGGCAGCTTGCGGTGGTGGCGGCGGTGGCGGCCCAGGCTTCCTGCCTGTTCTTCCGCCTGCGCCAGCTCCCGCACCTGCACAGACACCGACGGCCGCCGCCTTCGCATTCGGGGTGGCCAGCGGCGATCCGCTGACCGATCGCGTCATCCTCTGGACCCACGCCAAGGTGCCCGACAGCACAGCCGATGTCGCTCTCACCTGGGACGTGGCCGCCGACGCGGCCTTCACGCAGATCGTGAGCAAGGGCAGCGTCACCGCGGCGGCTTCCGCCTCCTTCACCGCCAAGGTCGACGCGACCGGCCTTGCGGCGGGCAAGACCTACTTCTATCGTTTCCGCGACGCGACCGGTGCGACCTCGACCATCGGCACGACGCGCACGCTGCCGAGCGGCGGCGTGGCCTCGGTGAAGCTCGCGGTGTTCTCCTGCACGCTGTACTCCGAGGGCTACTTCCACGCGTACGACGCGGCGACCAAGACCGATGCCCAGTACGCCTTGCACCTGGGCGACTACATCTACGAATACGGCTCGGACCCGAAGAAGTTCGGCAACTCCAACATCCCGGGCAACCGCATCGCCAGCCCGGCGAACGACATCGTGACGGCGAACGACTACCGGACGCGCCACGCGCTCTACAAGTCCGACCTCAACCTGCAGGCCGCCCATGCCCGGATGCCGTGGATCACGGTGTGGGACGACCACGAGTTCGCCAACAACAGCTACGTGAACGGCGCCGAGAACCACGACCCGGCCACGCAGGGCGACTGGGTGACGCGCAAGAACATCGCGGCCAAGGTCTATCACGAGTGGATGCCGATCCGCACGCCCGACGCCACCAACCCGCTGAAGATCTACCGCCGCTTCGACTTCGGCAACATCTTCACCCTGCACATGCTCGACACGCGCATCGAGGGCCGCGATCGCCAGTACGACAACTTCGGCGATGCGGACGGCGGCATCGCCCGCTACCTCGCGGGCATCACGCCCGCCTCAACCGGCGTGCGTCCCGACGCCTCGCGCCAGATGATGAGCGTCGAGCAACAGAACTGGCTCACCAGCGGCATGAACGCATCGACCGCGGCATGGCAGGTGCTGGGCAATCAAACCATCATGGCGCGCATGTGGTTCCCGGCCTCGGTGCTGACGACCTTCACCAGCAATCCGGCCGGCGCGCCGGCGGCCATCACTGCCTTCCTCACCGCCAAAGCCACGCTGGCAGCCGCAGGCCCGGGCGCGTTGACGCCAACCCAGGCCGCGCTGCTCAGCACGACCAGCAACCCGCGGCTGCCCTACAACCTCGATTCGTGGGACGGCTATCCGGCCCAGCGCGAAGCGATCTTCCAGGCGGTGAAGACGCAGGGCAAGCGGCTCGTCACGCTGTCGGGCGATTCGCATGACGGCTGGTTCACCAACCTCACCACGCTCGCCAACGAGAAGGTCGGCATCGAGTTCGCGGGCACCTCGGTCTCGTCCACCGGCTTCGAGTCGGTCGGGCTCGGCACCGTGGGCAGTTCGATCGACGGCAGCGTCCTGGTGCCCCAACTGGGCAACGCGGCAATCGGCGCCGGACTGGGCCTGATCGACGACGTGAACTACTGCGACACCTCGCGCCGCGGCTACATGCTATTGACGATGACGGCTGCGCAGGTCAAGGCCGAGTATGTGTTCGTGACGAGCGTGAAGGAGCCGACGTACACGGCCTCGGTCGGCAAGACCATCACGGTCGCGGCGACGGGTTCGGGTATGGCGGCGCCGGTGATTGCCTGA